TACAACATTGGTGCTTCCTGCAACGGCTACAGAACTATTTGATACGAAGATGTTCATTGACTTACACACAAGAgaagcacaaaataaaaaattaataattaatttaatgtCTATGAAAATGtaccatttatttttacttttggggTCATAAGAATTGTATTACACTTAAGAATGTAATACAATTTGAAGATCAGATTTTTATCCCTTTGTGAGAATTTCTCAGTGTGTGTGATGACTACCAAGAAATCATAGCCAGTCATAAATTCAATGAGTTACTCATAAACGAACAAGAACCATCTACTTCTTGGGGAGGTAGGTCTGCTTCCCTTCAACTCAGGATACAACTGCTTTCAATGGCTTTCTTCACATTAGCTGACTAGCTAGAAGCCTGTCGTAAACAATTTTATGGTTGACTCCTTCCCTGGGCTCAGGGTTCCCTAAAACAGAGGTCCCCAAATCCCGGTCTGTGGCCTgtccgcctgagctctgcctcctgccagatcagcaggcagcattagattctcataggagctagacgcctattgtgaactgcgcatgtgcgGGATCCAGATTGTGcactctttatgagaatctaactaatgcttgatgatctaTCTGAGCCAGAAcaatttcatcctgaaaccatcccccacccatCCATGGaaatactgtcttccacaaaaatgacccctggtgccaaaaatgttagAGACCACTCCCCTAAAACTCTCTTCTTAGCTCTCAGCTCCCGTATTATATCTCAACTCAGTACATTGAAGCCCACATCTTTTCCCCATGGATGCCTCGTTTCCTATTAGGGaggcattttttttgttttttggttttggtttttgtttttttttgagatagagtctcgctctgtcgccaaggctggagtgcagtggcgcgatctcggctcactgcaagctccgcctcccgggttcacgccattctcctgcctcagcctccagagtagctgggactacaggcgcccgccaccactcctggctaattttttgtatttttagtagagacggggtttcaccgtgttagccaggatggtcttgatctcctgaccgcatgatccgcccgccttggcctcccaaagtgatgggattacaggcgtgagccaccgcgcccggccgtcatTTGGTATGTCTTAAGGTGCCTCAGGACCTAGCACAGTCCCTGGTACCCAGTAGGGACCTATGTAATGTTCGTTATTCAATTAATAAATTCATGAATTAAAGAGTGAGAGTGGATTTTGTAATGTTATGACTGATAGAGAAATACTCAGTGATTCTAAGGGATGGGGAAGAATGATTGGAGCTAGAGGTTGTGCTCAGGAAACTATTAAATAGACGTTCCGCAGGAATGGATTGACGAAGTGTGAGGTTAATGAGGAAGggaaaatagaagataaaatttGGTGGTGGAAAAGATCTGGTTCATGATGCCGTGTCAGAGAGCAAAGCTCCTGTCCTTTTAGCCTAATTTGGTGATGCTGTTCTTGCTTCTGCCACACCTCCTTTTGCCCTTGGCAGGAGCCTGTGTTGGAAGAGATGGTGATGGGCCTGGGCGTTTTGTTGTTGGTCTTCATGCTGGGTCTGGGTCTGACCCCACCAACCCTGGCTCAGGATAACTCCAGGTACACAGACTTCCTGGCCCAGCACTATGATCCCAAACCACAGGGCCGGGATGACAGATACTGTGAAAGCATCATGAGGAGACGGGGCCTGACCTCACCCTGCAAAGGCATCAACACATTTATTCATGGCAGCAAGCGCAGCATCAAGGCCATCTGTGAAAACAAGAATGGAAACCCTCACAGAGAAAACCTAAGAATAAGCAAGTCTTCTTTCCAGGTCACCACTTGCAAGCTACATGGAGGGTCCCCCTGGCCTCCATGCCACTACCGAGCCACAGCAGATTTCAGAAACATTGTTGTTGCTTGTGAAAATGGCTTACCTGTCCACTTGGATCAGTCAATTTTCCGTCGTCTGTAACCAGCGGGCCACTGGTCAAGTGCTGGCTCTGCTGTCCTTGCCTTCCATTTCCCCTCTGTACCCAGAACAGTGGTGGCAACATTCATTGCCAAGGGCCCAAAGAAAGAGCTACCTGgaccttttgttttctgtttgacaacacgtttaataaataaaaatgtcttgaTATCAGTAAGAATCAGAGTCTTCTCACTGATTCTGGGCATATTGATCTTTCCCCCATTTTCTCTACTTGGTTGCTCCCTGAGAGAACCGCATAGAATagaaatgcctttttcttttcttttcttttcttttttttttttgagatggagtctcattctgtcacccaggcttaagtgcaatggcacaatctcggctcaccgcaacctctgcctcctgggttcaagtgattctcctgcctcagcctcccaaatagctgagattacaggcatgcaccactacacctggctaatttttgtgtttttagtagagacagggtttcaccattttggccaggttggtcttgaactcctgacctcaggagatctgcccaccttggcctcccaaagtgctgggattacaggcatgagccactgagccggGCCACTTTTTCTTTTCAGTCAGTTTTTACAAGTCATTAGGGAGGTAGACTTTACCTCTCTGTGAAGAAAAGTATGGTATGTTGATCtacagagagagatggaaaaaTTCCAGGGCTCATAGCTACTAAGCAGAATTTCCAAGAGAGGCAAATTGTTTTTTCTGTCAAATAATATTACTTCTACAAATATGAGACCTTGGGGAGGAGTTTCCAAGGACCAAGTACCAACATACCAACAGATTATTATAGtttctctcactctgttacacatacacacacacacacacacacacacacacacacatatacacatatgtaatcCAGCATGAATACCAAAATTCATTCAGGGTAGCCACCTTTTGTCTTAAGCGAGAGATAATTTTGATGTTTGAATGGAATGCTCCCAGGATATTCTCTTGTCAtggttattttatataaaattcaaaaaccaaTTACATTATTTCCTCTGTAATCTTTTACTTTATCAACTAATGTCTGGCAAGTGTGATGTTTTGGGGAAGTTATAGAAAGATTccggccaggcactgtggctcacgcctgtaatcccagcactttgggaagccaaggcaggcagatcacgaggtcaagagatcaagaccatcctggacaacattgtgaaaccttgtctctactaaaaatgtgaaaattagctgggcatggtggcacacacctatagtcccaactactcgggaggctgaggcaggagaatcgcttgaacccgggacgcggaggttgcagtgagccgagatcacgccactgcactccagcctgggcgacagagcgagactccatctcaaaaaaaaaaaaaagaaagaaaataaaaaaaagaaagattcccAGTTTATCCCAGTTTATCCCTTATTCTTCCTCAATTCTcaagatttgtttttaagttaaCATAACTTAGGTTAACACACTCTTTGTAAAATACACTGTTCAATCTACAGACTCAGTGGTTAGCTTCCTGTTACCTAATTTCTGTTAACAGGTACttggatattttatttagaaagtgGTTGCCAATAAATTAGTTATAAATCACCAGTTTCACTGCCTTGTGAACACATAATTATTGTGGTCCCAGTATTCCCTATGGTGGCTTCTCCTGCTCCTGGTATTGCCCTGAAATGGGCCAAAAGCCCTGGCTCCCCACTACTCAGGTTATAGAACATTGTCCAGGTACCACCTAGGAGAGCCCAGCCTCACTGGAAATATCAAATTTAGGAATGGGTTTGAGAAGTAGGTTGCTGGTATGTGCTTAGCACAAGAATCTCTCTTCCTTGGGTTAGTCTATTTCAAAACTGAAAACACTGTCATTCcttaagaaaataggaaaaagtatTCCAAACCTCTGTTACTAGAAAATTTGCCATATTACCAAATCTCAAAAACCTCTCAGGAAATGAGAAAGTCCCAGTTTCTGGTAAACTATCTGGGCCCTTTTCTCAAGTTCTCCAACCAGTGCTATTTCCTTGAGGTGAGGCAAAGTTACTCAGGATCATTGCTGCCACTCAAGGCCTTGATAGGGCAAGTCAAAGGCAGGGACCATTATTATATTGATCACATCATAAGCTGTGAAAACTCACATCTTCTCCAAACATCTGCTTGGAGCATTATCGTTGCATAGTTTGCTCTGGTGTTAAGGGAAATGGCTGTTTCATAGGAAATCACATGGCAGTGGGATGGGGGTGTTTCCTGACCTGCTGATGGTACTGGCAGCTGAGCAAGCATTCCTAGTCCTTTTTGGTCTGGGCCTCTTGTTCTATCACAACCACAagctgtttaaaataaaatgtcaagtcACAGGCAGGTCATTTTATCCTGAGTGAATCATTTGAAGAATTGAAGTCCTGGTCAGCTGTGATTGTTGGCTTtgcaaggaaaaagaaggaacacTCCAAAATGCTAAGTCCTTTGAAGAATAGTGACATGCaaggaagaaaattccatgcaatttggagaagaaaaatttttctaGGAATCTAGTAGCTGagatattttatagtttaaaaacagACTTCCAATATCTTGAGAATACAGTTAGCTCTACGAAATAAAGAGGAGTCAATAATATATGCAACTCTGTAGTCATTCGTTATTTTATCCAGATTGACAGAAGCAGAGGAAACCAAGAAAAATggaagtggttaaaaaaaaataaaaatgcatttactgagcatttaccatGTGCTAGGCCTTGTTATAGGCACTtagattgattttcttttcataacATCCCTAAGAGGTAGGTATTATATACTCATTTTGCTTATGAGGAAATCTGCtgagagagattaagtaattttctcATGGTCACTCAGTCTTTTAGACCGCAGTGTCAAAAGAAGTTCTTACTGTGAGTCAGGGTGGTGCAATGGAGAAAGCGTTTGGCGAAAATCCTGACCCAAAAATACGTGTTGGGATGATGTGGAGATCATTCAATTTTCTCTCGTAGCTACAGTTTTGAGATGCACCCATTGGTATCCACACTGGCCTGCTGTCCTCAAATATTTCTCTATGTCTTGTTTACTT
The genomic region above belongs to Pongo pygmaeus isolate AG05252 chromosome 15, NHGRI_mPonPyg2-v2.0_pri, whole genome shotgun sequence and contains:
- the ANG gene encoding angiogenin → MVMGLGVLLLVFMLGLGLTPPTLAQDNSRYTDFLAQHYDPKPQGRDDRYCESIMRRRGLTSPCKGINTFIHGSKRSIKAICENKNGNPHRENLRISKSSFQVTTCKLHGGSPWPPCHYRATADFRNIVVACENGLPVHLDQSIFRRL